A genomic region of Phragmites australis chromosome 2, lpPhrAust1.1, whole genome shotgun sequence contains the following coding sequences:
- the LOC133909964 gene encoding stress response protein NST1-like, with the protein MARRQTPAAPQQPRDGGGKFDPVYEWLDDGGSYLLRLDLPEFKNENFRVHVDAAGRLIVLGQRAPGGAGSGKALQLHKVFQLPNTANLDAITGRFDGTVLTLTVPKLLQSDAVELPASLPEAKGEEDADEPKDLQEDKAAKAGSDAETERRIEAERASLTVRSKEVEEDDPKAKAPPPYANTKGPHRDQEIQDEKARAADHRAKVAREAARRVEAWVAETKAKAERERKSGRWKECAAEKGLKLAEAVGKKKEVIATAVAAFTLGVFVSHRLFARN; encoded by the exons atggCCAGAAGGCAAACACCGGCGGCGCCTCAGCAGccgcgcgacggcggcggcaagTTCGACCCCGTCTACGAGTGGCTCGACGACGGTGGCAGCTATCTACTCCGCCTCGACCTCCCAG AGTTCAAGAACGAGAATTTTCGGGTGCACGTGGATGCCGCCGGCCGCCTGATCGTCCTCGGACAGCGCGCGCCAGGAGGCGCCGGCTCGGGGAAAGCGCTGCAGCTCCACAAGGTGTTCCAGCTGCCCAACACGGCTAATCTCGATGCCATCACCGGCCGCTTCGACGGCACCGTGCTCACGCTCACCGTGCCCAAGCTGCTGCAATCGGATGCCGTCGAGTTGCCAGCGTCGCTGCCGGAGGCCAAGGGGGAAGAAGACGCCGACGAGCCAAAAGATCTGCAGGAGGACAAGGCGGCCAAGGCTGGCAGTGATGCGGAGACGGAGCGGAGGATCGAGGCGGAGAGGGCGAGCTTGACGGTGAGAAGCAAAGAGGTGGAAGAAGACGACCCGAAGGCAAAGGCGCCGCCGCCGTACGCGAACACGAAAGGACCTCATCGAGATCAGGAGATTCAGGACGAGAAGGCCAGGGCGGCCGATCACAGGGCGAAGGTCGCCCGCGAGGCGGCACGCAGGGTCGAGGCTTGGGTGGCAGAGACGAAGGCgaaggcggagagggagaggaagagcgGGCGCTGGAAGGAGTGCGCGGCAGAGAAGGGGCTCAAGTTGGCGGAGGCCGTCGGCAAGAAGAAGGAGGTGATCGCCACGGCCGTCGCCGCCTTCACGCTCGGCGTCTTCGTCTCCCACAGGCTCTTCGCAAGGAATTAA